The DNA segment CTAAGAGATCGAAGGGCTTACGCTCCGGCACTTGGCTTTCCATGGCATACAAGGTTTCGCCGGGAGAACTTAAAATACCGCCGCCGTAGATACACAATTCGCCATCTTGAGGTTTGAGTAAGCCAAATTCGACGGTAAACCAATACAGGCGCGCTAAAAAGACACGGTCTTCCTTGCTGGCATTTAAGCCCAATTGACCATAGATATGGGAAAAATGGGCGAAAGAAGGATTGGTCAGCAAGGGGCAATGGCCAAAGATCTCATGGAAAATATCCGGCTCTTGCAGGTAATCAAATTCTTCCTTGCGACGGATAAAGGTCGCAACCGGAAATTCCTTGTTGGCTAATAACTCAAAGAAGCGGCCAAAGGAAATCAAGGCCGGCACGGCCGCGGTTTTCCATCCCGTGGTGGCTTGCAATACTTTGTCTATCTCCGCCAATTGTGGAATGCGGTCCTTCGGCATCGCCAAGGCATCGAGCCCTTGGAGATATTCCTTACAGGCACGCCCCGGTAGGTTCACCGCTTGGCGAGCATATAATTGGCTCCAAATATCATGTTCTTCCTGCGGGTAATGGATATACCCTGAATCATCTGCACTTCGCGCAACATAGGGCGCGGTGTGCGCTATCTCTTTAGTCATAAAATTCACTTCATGGCTGACGCTAATGCCTCCATAGTGATCTAAGCCTCGATTTTTGTTAACTCCCTCATACTTTATTGTTTACGCGATAATGTGACGCAAACGTAAAGCAAATATTACAAAGCATTTAAAACTCTTGGTGAATCCAAATCGGATCTGAGCCTGACTGCTAGCAAACCTTGACACTGCCGCTCAAAAATGACGACGATAGACTGATAATATGCAGAAAAACCGACAAATTTCGATGTTTGCAAATGGCTTTTCTGCGTGGGTCATTTACAATATTGCCCAATAACCGCCTCTCCTTAATCTGAAGGTTCGCAATGAAACAACATCAAATTCGTAAAGCCGTTATTCCCGTCGCTGGACTTGGCACTCGTATGCTTCCTGCGACCAAAGCAATTCCAAAGGAAATGCTGCCCGTTGTTGATAAACCATTGATCCAATACGTGGTTAGTGAAGCCATTGATGCGGGGATCAAAGAAATCGTCCTCGTGACCCACGCCAGTAAAAACTCTATCGAAAACCATTTCGACACCAGTTTTGAATTAGAAGCGCAATTAGAGCGCCGCGTGAAGCGTCAATTACTCGAAGCGGTACAATCCATTTGCCCGAAAGACGTGACAGTGATCAGCGTGCGTCAATCCCAAGCCAAAGGCTTAGGTCATGCGATTTTATGTGCGAAATCCGTCGTTGGTGATGCGCCTTTCGCCGTGTTATTGCCAGATGTGATTATCGATGATGCCAGCTGCAACCTGAAAACAGACAACTTGGCCGCCATGGTGAGCCTGTTTGATGAAACCCAAGTGGGCCAAATCATGGTTGAAGGCGTGCCACATCATTTAGTGAACCAATATGGTATTGCGGATGTGAATGGCCACGATCTACAACCTGGTGAGTCAGAGCCATTGGTCGAACTCGTTGAAAAGCCACCGGTTGACGAAGCACCGTCTAACTTAGCCGTGGTGGGTCGTTACGTGTTGCCCGCGGCGATTTGGCCACTGCTGGCTAAAACCCCAGCAGGCGCGGGGGATGAAATCCAGTTAACTGACGCCATTGCGATGTTGATGAAACAAGAAACCGTAAACGCTTACTACATGCAAGGTAAGAGTCATGACTGCGGTAACAAGCAAGGCTATATGCGCGCTAACGTGGAATACGCCCTGCGCCACAGCGAAATCGGTGAAGATTTTGCACAATATTTAAAAACAGTAGTAAAAGGAATTAAATAATGACGATTTTAGTGACCGGAGGCGCCGGTTATATAGGCACTCATACCGTAGTGGAATTACTCAATGCGGGGAGCGAAGTGATTGTTTTAGACAACCTGTCTAATTCAAGCATCGAAGCCCTTAACCGTGTCGAGCGCATTACCAGTAAATCGGTCACCTTTTACCAAGGCGATATTCTCAACAAGGCCTTACTGCAGAAAGTCTTTAGCGACCATAACATCGATGCTGTTATCCATTTTGCAGGATTAAAAGCCGTTGGTGAGTCAGTCGCTAAACCGCTGAAATACTATGAGAATAACGTGACTGGCACCTTAATTCTTTGCCAAGTGATGGCAGAGTTTAAGGTGAAAAACCTCGTCTTTAGTTCTTCTGCTACTG comes from the Shewanella mangrovisoli genome and includes:
- the phhA gene encoding phenylalanine 4-monooxygenase, which encodes MTKEIAHTAPYVARSADDSGYIHYPQEEHDIWSQLYARQAVNLPGRACKEYLQGLDALAMPKDRIPQLAEIDKVLQATTGWKTAAVPALISFGRFFELLANKEFPVATFIRRKEEFDYLQEPDIFHEIFGHCPLLTNPSFAHFSHIYGQLGLNASKEDRVFLARLYWFTVEFGLLKPQDGELCIYGGGILSSPGETLYAMESQVPERKPFDLLDVLRTPYRIDIMQPIYYVIEHIDMLDEIAKMDIMAYVAKARQLGLFAPKYPPKTKKAS
- the galU gene encoding UTP--glucose-1-phosphate uridylyltransferase GalU translates to MKQHQIRKAVIPVAGLGTRMLPATKAIPKEMLPVVDKPLIQYVVSEAIDAGIKEIVLVTHASKNSIENHFDTSFELEAQLERRVKRQLLEAVQSICPKDVTVISVRQSQAKGLGHAILCAKSVVGDAPFAVLLPDVIIDDASCNLKTDNLAAMVSLFDETQVGQIMVEGVPHHLVNQYGIADVNGHDLQPGESEPLVELVEKPPVDEAPSNLAVVGRYVLPAAIWPLLAKTPAGAGDEIQLTDAIAMLMKQETVNAYYMQGKSHDCGNKQGYMRANVEYALRHSEIGEDFAQYLKTVVKGIK